TACCTCATTTCTCATGCACATCTTGATCATCTGATGGGGCTTGTAATGGCTCAACCCGAATTACGAGCGCAGCAGACAATTATGGCACGCGAAGAAACCATGCAGGCATTGCAGAAAAATATTTTTAATTGGTCTGTTTGGGGAAATTTTGGTGATGGGGGTGAAATTCCGCACTTGAATTATCAGCATTATCAAACCATACCATTGCTGCAATGGACTGCTATTCCTAATACCGATCTACAGGTAAAAACGTTCCCTTTAAGTCATGGTGGAATGGCATCAAGCGCCTTTTTAATACGTTATAAGACTGAATATCTCTTATACTTGGGGGATACGGGGGCTGATCGCATTGAAAAATCGACAAATTTGGAAACTATTTGGAAGGAAATTGCGCCACTCATAAGAAATAAGCAGCTTCATGCCATCATGCTCGAGTGTTCCTTTTTAAACTCACAGCCAGATGACAAATTATTTGGGCATTTAAAACCAAGTTTATTTATGTTTGAGTTGCGCCAACTGGGGTCAATTGTTGATCCTTTCGATTTAAAAAACGCACTGCGGGGATTGCCAGTTATTGTTACTCACATCAAACCCAGATTAGTGGATTTTTCAAATTCGAAAGAGGATACACGAAAGCAGGTTATCGATGAATTGTCGCAGGAAAATGATATCGGTGTCGCATTAATTAAACCTGAGCAAGGTTCAATGTTAAGTTTATAATAGATATGATTGAAGTGAGTTGAAAGTCTTAAGAAATCATAGTCTGAAACTTAATCCAGCAAGCTTGGGTGAAACCAAGTGAAGCCTGGGTTAAGGTCCTATGGACTTGCGCCTCAACCCATATTTCTTTTGAATTATTCTATACTCTTAGATAGGCAAATTAGAGGAATGAACTATGACACAGGGAAGACCCGAGTCTGAAACAATGGATGATGCCATCATAAAAACGCTAAATAAATTATTAGAGCTTGAGATGGCGGGGGTTGTGCGCTATACCCACTACTCTTTTATGATATTTGGTTTTAATCGTATTCCTATCTGTAAATGGATGCGGGATCAGGCTCAAGAGAGCTTAAATCACGCTCATTTAATAGGGGAGCTCATCACCCATTTTTCCTATCACCCTACACTTAAAATTGGCACATTATTAGAGACTCATCAGCATAATATTAGAACTATTTTGGAGGAGTCTCTTGAGCATGAGAAACAAGGTTTGAATTTATATTATCAACTCTTACACCATTCAGAAAAAAAGTCAGTGTTAGTTGAAGAGTTTGCCAGAAAAATGATTCAAGAAGAAGAAATGCATGTTGGCGAAATCTATAAAATGCTTATGTCGCCTGAAACGTTGAAAGATTAGGAGGATCTATTGAATAATAAAGACGTCCCTGTATGCAACAATTTTTAATGCGGTGCAGTAAATCAAGCAAACCTGGTCTGAGCAATGCAGGGGGCGTATGAATCTGCGCACAGCCTAAGTTTGCTCGTCTGGCCGTCATTACGTTAATAACGGACTCTCGATTGCGAGTTCCCAGAATAAAAGTGCTGTCGTTCTTGAATTTACCCAAGCAATAAAGTCCAGTCAGGCTCTTGATTCAATGGTTGTTCTTGTCTTGTTTTTAGCAAATTATCATTTTAATATACCATTGGTTTATCTTCATGCCTTAGTGTTTTTAAATGAATCATTGCGCATGAGCAGAGTAGGTGGAAACCGCAGAACCATTCTACATGTTGATTATTTAAGAAATCTCAATAGTTTCTAATCTCCGGGGGGCACATGGGTTTTGATTTTCAAAAATTTAGAGTAATTGAACTCACCTTAAATCGTGGTGTCGGTAAGACCAAAGAGACCATACAGCGATTTAAAGACTTAGTAAAACCGATTCACTCAGTTTCTTGTGTCAGGCATATCTTTATCTTCAATGAGGTTGAAGATCAAAAAGCTTTTGCTGAATTATTAGAAGAACTCAAAGATAAAAATAAAGCCTGCAAACTGATGACGGGCTTGGAGGCCTATAATTTTTTATTAAGCTGGATTGTAGGGGGCGAATATCGAGTTGCTAAGCCGGGGTCTAAATTACCTTTGTATAACGACAATCATGTATTAGGGAAATTCAAAACAAATTGGGCTTACTTTTTATCTACTCAAACAGATACTCAGCTCAAGCGGGAGTACACCAAAATTGTCTCCCAATTGTTAGAAGAAGCTCATGAAATTCGAAAACGTATCGAGCTGGGCCTTTATGGTGCTGATACACAACTTAGAACGACGCTCGATAGGGTGATCGATAATATTTGCTTTTCAAAAAAAAATGCACTTCCTGTTGCTTATGAGCAAATGCACGAAAGCAGAAAAAAATATGTATTGTCAGTGATGCAAATATTGCATAAAAAAATCAGAGTCATTAGCAATATTCTGCAAAAAGAGGCGTCTCCATCTCAAAATGAGACGTTGGCAAAAACAGGACATAGCAAACAAATGGCTTGTTCAAATCAACTCGCCATTACTTAAAACAAATGTAAAAACCGCAGTCAGCGAGGGTTTATTAAAATCCTCTAATAAAACAAACCGACAAATTCATCATTTTTTCAAAAAAGAGGGTTTGTTTTGTTCTGAGGAATTTAGAAAACAATCTTACAAAAAAGCGTGTGAGGAAAGCCAGGGAGATTATAAAGAATATTTATCAACTCAATACAGCAAAACGCTTTGAATCACTTTTAAGAAATCCTTGCTCTAAAAGATACACAGATAATTGAAATAAAACAAAATGTGATAAGGATAAGGTTGCACATTTTGAAGAAAAAAGGAAAATAATAAAAAATGCTACAAACCTTTATAAAAGGCCATCGAGCGATGTTAATTATTTTTGGTGGGTTGCCAGGCACAGGAAAAACTACGATTTCTAAAATCATAGCCCAGCGTATAAAGGCAGTTTATCTGAGAGTAGACACCATTGAGCAGGCTTTACTTAACGTAGATGGCTATCCTGATTCATTGATAGTAGGTTCAGAGGGGTACTTTATCAGTTATGCAGTCGCTCGAGAGAATTTGGCCTTAGGCTTAAACGTGGTCACCGACTCGGTTAATCCGATTGCAATCACACGCCAACATTGGCAGCAAGTAGCCAAACAAGCGGGAGCAGATTTCATCGAGATTGAACTCATTTGTTCCGATGCAACAGTTCACCAAAATCGGGTAGAAGGACGTATTGCCGATTTAGAGGGGCATAAACTGCCTACATGGCAAGATGTTTTGGATCGCCACTATGAACTTTGGCAAAGCAAACAAATGGTGATTGATACGTCCCAATATTCAATCGATGAGTCCGTGGAGCTAATTATGAATTTTATAGTGAACCTTTGCGGGAAAAAGTAGCAACTGTCCAGGCCTTTTGTTTAAGACGGTTGGCTACGATGAAACATAGTCGCTATGCAGACACTTGGAATCAGTTATAGTCAGATGAAATAGTGTAAATAGGTAAGTCTTGAATTTTTTATTAAGCTGTTACTAATAAAACAGTCTAACTTTCTAATTTTCCTATCTGGATGGCGGAGGGAACGGTGGCGTCTAAGTGTAGATAAAACCGATCAGTATTGCAAAGAGCCAGATTAGAGCCACGATTTTTCATATACCATTGCAGTTCTTCATTATCTTCTTTACTTAAATGATTTGATTGTTGAAATTCTGTTATTAATTCATTGAGTTGCTCTTTTAACAAAATGATATGTTTCCGTTGAGACGCAGTTAATGGATTTTTAAAAAAAGCAAATAGATTATCTGCAGTGGCGTGTCGTTGAGTGTATTCCTTTGAATGAATTATTTTTTCATAACATGCCTCAAGAAAATCAAGTTTTTCGGTTATTGATGAGAACCTACCAATTGAAGTTGCCAATTCATTTTTTGAAAAAGAGCCCTCCTGATAAGTACTTTTGAATTGCTTGGAGATTTTTTCCAGTTCTATTTTTACTTTTTCTGGATTCTTTTCTCCGAATTTAGAAATAAGCTGCATGTTCACCAGCATTGGAATTATTTCTTTTACTGAATTTTCATCAATTAATACTTCTTTGCCAAAATTTTTAAATTTAAGTATGGTTAAATTCTTATCCGTTCCATCAGTATATTTTCCAAATATCAATTTTTGAACGTGGTCAGTGATTTTATCTTTTTCAGGAATTAACTGATCTTCAAGAGTATCAATTAGCTTGCAAATTTTTTTAAACTCAGTGGTAGAAGTTTTACCAAACAAACGATACTTCAGTGTAAGCAACTCGGTGTGCTTGTGATGGCTGCCCTCCTTGTCCTTATAAATACTATTAAGCGTTTTTTGGAAGGCCTTCATCTGTTTAATCAACATATCATATGGATAGCCCAAACGATTAATATCAACGTGATAGAGTTTTTTCCAAACATCACTTTGATTCACCATATGCCAAACTATGGCAAATCCATCATCACTTAACAGTGGAGGATCGTAACTCCTGAATAAACGCACTTGATCCATATCATTACGATGAAGCATTTCAATGAAACGCTCTTCACCACTTTTCAATTTCATCCCTTTTGTGGGATGTACAAAAGCAAGAAACTCACGGTCTATTATTTCCCACATGGTTTTTGACCATTTTAGTTTGGTATGTTGAGAAATAATCTGATGCATATGATTTAACATCAGATTGAAATCTGGTCTGAGAGTGCCTTGTATTTTTGCATGATACACATCATGCTCTGTTACTACAGGCATGGGACTGTCAGCATACCCATGGATATCTTTTGTAGGTGTTTCAACGCCACTATCCTGCACACTAATTGCAGTCGGTCTATAGTTATATTCAACGGCCTCTTTTACTGCATCAATTCCTACCTTTCCTATTTTGGCACGATTTGCAGCAGCGCCATTAACTCCATACCGTGCAATTTGCAGTGCTTCAATAACACCGAAAGATAAGTAAAGATCATATTCCTCTCCTTGATATGTTGCCCTATGCCAAGAACTATTTCTCAGCAGAGCATTTCCGAGTTGGAAAGGCTTGTTTCGTGGAGCAATAATTTTCGGATTATTTTTTGAAATAAAAAAAACTTGTTCTGATTTGGGTGCAGCTAAAATAAGGTACAGTAATCGTTCATACTGCTCCCCAGTCAGTGTTTCACCATAGATACTTTTTGCAATCGCTGGAAAGAGTAGTTCAATAGCCTCTTGGGTAAGTTTCCCATGTTTATCAAAAATAGAAAACGTTTTCACCAAAGGATATTCTTTAGGAATTTGGGCTCTGGCGAGTATCGTAGTTATTTGTTGGCGCGTGATTTTGTTCTGTTTGAAAAGCCACAACGCGTAAAAAGTATGTTCTTCTTTATTTAAGGCTGGGTTTTCAAAATCACCACTTGCAATTGCGTTTGCAACTCGTTCCAAGCCCTCAGCATCAAGAGTGATATGTGCCGGAATGGTAATTTTATTGCCATTTAAAAAGTCATCAAAATCATCAGAATGTAGGGTTCTTTCTGGATCTACAGGAAACTTTTTTGTTTTAGGGTCTATGAACCCAGGATGTTTGTATTTAGCATTTTTATTTTCTCTAGGAGCAAACACGGGTAATTTTGGATCAAAAGTGACATCAACACCTGGTGGAATTTCCGGCGAGAAAAAACGACCAAAAAAAGATTGCCACGCAGCAGTGGCATCTTCAATAGTACTAATTTCAGCGAAACCAAAATTATCAGGCATAAAATTTAATTAAAAAAGAACACTTGGGTTAATTATTATACCAGATAATTATTAGGATATGATTAACAAAACGTGAATTTGCAACTGGATCTTAAGGTATTGTCAATTTTTTAACAATGATATGGATTTTAATGGATAAGTTGCTTCAATAAAGTCTTGTGAAGGCGGAAATTTTTCCATTGATCCAAGGGTAAAGGCTGCCGCAGAACCGGCAGTAGTTGCAGCAAATGCACTTAATAAACAGTGAATGGTTTAATCTGAACTATGGTCTTCCCCATAATCTATGGAAAAATACCTTTAGATCAATGAAGTGAAGCACATAGAAAATCTAAATATTATTTTGAGTTGTCCTAACGGTCAAGATTGTCGCATCCTCAGGCGATTCACTCTTAACAAAATTAAGCTCTTTGGTTAAAAAGTCAAGGCAATTATACGAAGTAGGGCCAGATGTTCGATGCTTGGCGATACTTAGTTGCATTCTTGCTATTTCAAAATCAGGTGGATTTTCATTTAAAGCAGCAGTAACAAGATCTAATTGTTTATCAATAATTTTTTTATTTTGGCTACCCATTCGAAACGTAGAAAACCATTGCCCCTTTATGTGGGCTGCATAGGCTTCTTTTATACCTAGAACGGCTTCTTTCAGCATGTTCAAATCCCTTTGAGCTTGATTGATTCCACCTACTTCTAAATCTTGTACGGGGTCAGGAATAACTTCTCTCATTGCCCTCAAAGGATGGGCTGCAAATCTGTTTTTATCGGTGCAAAAAGAAAAGGTGTTTCCATAATATCGTGGAGTGGGTAATCTACCTAAATTTTCTGCAACGGGTAGCCCACTGACAATATCCATGTCCAGTCTGTAATTACAAAATTGAGCAAGAAGATCGGGGCGCTTTTCAGTTAATGATCGGCCATGGAGTGAATCGATAGAGGCTGTATTGAATGTTCTCACATGTAATTTTCTTGAGTCTCGCAAGTCTTTATCTGTGGCATAGGCTCGAGCTCCGACATATTGAGCCAGGTGTCCTCCTAGAGAATGTCCGACGATAATTATTTCCCTATTGGGAAACCGTTTTTTTGCCTGCTCATAAAAATCATAAGCTTCTTCCTGTAATTTTTTTCCTACGGTACCCGTTAAGGTTAGATTAATATTGGAAGACACGTCCTTAATCGACGCTGTTCCTCTGTACGAGATGATAATAGGGGAAGGGGATTTGTCATCTATTGGTTTAAGACAAACAGCCGCTAAAGCGTCAGAAGCATCTGCTTCGGGATTGGTTTTAGCCTGGATCTCGTATTCAGCTTTAGTGATACCCTCTATTAATGTCTTGGTTTTGATGTAGCCTTCACTCGTTTCGTTTTCGTCTTCGCGCAACTTATTCTCTTTTCCTTCAATACGATACGCGAGCTGTGCTGCATCGAGTAATAATCTAATAGTACATTTTGGCATAACAAATTCTCTCAGACATGGGATACTTAGTTATGTGGGTAAAAAAAAACTAA
This sequence is a window from Legionella cherrii. Protein-coding genes within it:
- a CDS encoding MBL fold metallo-hydrolase, which codes for MRQLLITILIFLLSDAASCAPVFEIIPLGVYGGLKDGNLSAYLLKTIESENYTALDGGTLMRGLEVSLQKQSVLNKNIDDLLQKHIPAYLISHAHLDHLMGLVMAQPELRAQQTIMAREETMQALQKNIFNWSVWGNFGDGGEIPHLNYQHYQTIPLLQWTAIPNTDLQVKTFPLSHGGMASSAFLIRYKTEYLLYLGDTGADRIEKSTNLETIWKEIAPLIRNKQLHAIMLECSFLNSQPDDKLFGHLKPSLFMFELRQLGSIVDPFDLKNALRGLPVIVTHIKPRLVDFSNSKEDTRKQVIDELSQENDIGVALIKPEQGSMLSL
- a CDS encoding ferritin-like domain-containing protein; protein product: MTQGRPESETMDDAIIKTLNKLLELEMAGVVRYTHYSFMIFGFNRIPICKWMRDQAQESLNHAHLIGELITHFSYHPTLKIGTLLETHQHNIRTILEESLEHEKQGLNLYYQLLHHSEKKSVLVEEFARKMIQEEEMHVGEIYKMLMSPETLKD
- a CDS encoding AAA family ATPase is translated as MLQTFIKGHRAMLIIFGGLPGTGKTTISKIIAQRIKAVYLRVDTIEQALLNVDGYPDSLIVGSEGYFISYAVARENLALGLNVVTDSVNPIAITRQHWQQVAKQAGADFIEIELICSDATVHQNRVEGRIADLEGHKLPTWQDVLDRHYELWQSKQMVIDTSQYSIDESVELIMNFIVNLCGKK
- a CDS encoding lipase family protein gives rise to the protein MPKCTIRLLLDAAQLAYRIEGKENKLREDENETSEGYIKTKTLIEGITKAEYEIQAKTNPEADASDALAAVCLKPIDDKSPSPIIISYRGTASIKDVSSNINLTLTGTVGKKLQEEAYDFYEQAKKRFPNREIIIVGHSLGGHLAQYVGARAYATDKDLRDSRKLHVRTFNTASIDSLHGRSLTEKRPDLLAQFCNYRLDMDIVSGLPVAENLGRLPTPRYYGNTFSFCTDKNRFAAHPLRAMREVIPDPVQDLEVGGINQAQRDLNMLKEAVLGIKEAYAAHIKGQWFSTFRMGSQNKKIIDKQLDLVTAALNENPPDFEIARMQLSIAKHRTSGPTSYNCLDFLTKELNFVKSESPEDATILTVRTTQNNI